The nucleotide window CACCTGTCAGTCAGGATGCAGACGGAGGCGGTTGCCGTGACGACTGCCAGTAACTGTACACTTGGCAGAAGGTCCTGGAGTTGttctctctccgtctccccGTGTCTCTCCAGAGACTCTCTGACAGTTCTGATTGTCACTTAGCATCTGCTGCAAATTACTGCACTCTGTTCCTGAAATACTGCTAATAatactactgctgatactgctgatactactgctgatactgctgatactactgctgatactgctgatactgctgatactactactgatactgctgatactgctgatactactgctgatactgctgatactgctgatactactgatactactactgatactactgctgatactactgctgatactactgatactgctgatactgctgatactgctgatactactgatactactgatactactgctgatactactgctgatactactgctgatactgctgatactgctgatactactactgatactactgatactactgctgatactactgctgatactactgatactactgatactgatactactgctgatactgctgatactactgactgatactactgatactactgctgatactactgctgatactactgctgatactactactgatactactgatactactactgatactactgatactactactgatactactgatactactgctgatactgctgatactactgctgatactactgctgatactgctgatactactgctgatactactgctgatactgctgatactgctgatactactgctgatactgctgatactgctgatactactgctgatactgctgatactgctgatactactgctgatactactgatactactgatactactgctgatactgctgatactgctgatactactgctgatactactgctgatactgctgatactactgctgatactactgatactactgatactactgctgatactgctgatactactgctgatactgctgatactgctgatactactgctgatactgctgatactactactgatactactgctgatactgctgatactgctgatactactgctgatactgctgatactactgctgatactactgctgatactgctgatactgctgatactactgctgatactactgatactgctgatactactactgatactactgctgatactactactgatactactactgatactactgatactactgctgatactactactgatactactactgatactactgctgatactactgatactactactgatactactactgatactactgatactgctgatactactgctgatactactactgatactactgatactactgatactactgctgCTTCCTGTAATATCACTAATAATACTACTCATACTAATACTTCTACTCATACTGAAACTAATACTGTTACTACTACTGCTCCTGAAATACTACTACTAGTACTACTGATCATGTTCCTGAGAATACTACTAATAATACTCCTGATACTGATATTACTGTTCCTGCTTCTACTAAACTACTGGTACTTCTATTGTTAGTAGAACTACTACTGTCACTCCTGCTAATGTTGCTTGTACTATTACTACTGCTACTTCTGCTTCTACTACAAGTGCTGGTGAATCTGTGGATGCTACTCCTGAAGTAGTAGAACTATTACTGCTAATACTACAGCCACCACCAGTACTGCTGCTAGCTCTGTCAGTAAAACTACTTTTCCATCAGGTGGAGTTTGAACCAGCAGCAAGTcgctgaaaacacacacacaacagattccTGACGGTGTCACAGGTTCGTCACCTCCTCGTCCTCCACACTGAGATTCTCCTCATCACAAAACGTTTCTGCTGcatcagctgtcactgaacaTCTGTTCAGATCGGCTGCCATATTCACTCACTCTGTCACCACATAGtttctgattttcatttcagtatCGTTGCAGAATCTCTTAAATCAGCAGAAAGTAGAGCAGAGCGTTCTTTCTTATCTTTCTCTAAATAACAAGAATCAGAACCAGGACTTAATAAGAACCAGAATCTGAACCTGAGTCAGTGAAACCTGGACCTGTCTCTGTTTCTAATcaaccaaacacaacacacactgtcacactgtgtgagCACAATTAATGTCGACTGCATctgcacaataacacacagacgtttgtgtgtgtgtgtgtgtgtgtgtgtgtgtgtgtgtgttcctgcagacCGACAGAGTTCAGAAGCCTGGTGCACAGAGCAGCTGTACAGcatctgacctctgacaccgcctacaggtgtgtgtgtgtgtgtgtgtgtgtgtgtgtgtgtgtggtgtgtgtgtggtggagggCAGCGACCTATTCCCCTCGTGAGTCATACCACCTGCTACCAGCCCTACTTCaaacacgcagacacacacataggtAACATACATGGTGatatgtgctctgtgtgtgtgtgtgtgtgtgtgtgtgtgtgtgtgtgtggttttgtgctccccttcatcctcctcctcctcctcctcattttttcctcttcaccaaacccacactcctcctccttctctccatgcCTGCATTTACTGTCGCCTGTTttcttcgtgtgtgtgtgtgtgtgtgtgtgtgtgtgtgaagcctcGGGCAGGATTCCGTTCCACTTCGCTTGTGTTGTTGGAGCAGGtggcaacacaacacacacacataaaaacacgctgaacacacaataacacaccaacaaaattctgtatttttttgtgtgtgagtgtgtttttttttatttctggctccacataaaacacacacacacacacacacacacacactgatctttGTATTGAGTCGTCTCAGTGGctcaaacacaatcacagcCCTGAGGGGGCGACCGAGATAGacggagacagacagagatggagagagaggctgaataGGAGACTGAAGCAGTTCTTTCACGGTTCTCCAGGTTCTCAATAGATTGGTTAAAATAAACCGCTTCATCTGAATAAAAGAGCCAAGGCTGAGAAGATTTCATGTTTTACACGGAcgtgttttttcctccttcatctctGAGAACATGGATTTGTGTTCTGGTGCTGATCCTCTGGTTCTACACAGATCCCCGTGTTCTGGTTCTTTACCACGTCGGCAGCTGCAGCTACGACGAGAAACGTCTTTGGTTTTTTTGTTCTGAATGAAATCATTCTCCAAAATCACGgtgtttgttaaaatgtatttgtgaatattttcatCAGTTAAATGAAGAAAGGAGGTCGTTAAACAAACAGACGTCTGAGGGACCAGCACAGAGGCACATTTCACTTTCATCCTCTTTTCTTATATTTTGGTGTTTGATCCACTGGCATTTGTTTCGTAACTAGAATTATCATGATTCCCGTCTAACCGTGGGGTTTTATGAGTTTGTATTTATTAGTGACAGTAACATGTTGGTTTTCTTTGTAGTTCAGTGCACTGAACTGTGGCCTCCTCATTATCTGATGTGTCTCCAGTTGTCGGTGAAAGTCTTTTTCTGGTCGGCGGATTCACACATCAAAGAATGTGAGCGACGTATTTTTGGTggagaacagaaaaaaggaaagtgacTCAAACTGAAGGGAAAGTTAACGGTGGTTTCCTGAACGTCTTTGACCAGGACCAGACGCTTTACAGCATCTAACCTGATCAGAGAGAGACTGTTTCAGCTGCTCAGATTTCTCCAACGACGAGGTGACGTGACAAatacagcaggaaatgaaaagatCTCTGGGTAAAAACCAAGACGTTCAGTTAGTGCACTGACTGAACAACAAATATAAAttcatttgttctgtttgttctgttttttctcaaAGCAGAAAACTTCAATAGCGAAATGAAGTGTACTGTGGATcaattattctgattattttgaatttcctgtttgtttcattcTGAGGAAAACGAAAcaaagacagttttattaaactGGACTCTCCTGGAGGCACCTGAACGTCACGCGGCCGAGCACGCTCAGTGACGACGCTCCGACTGATTCCAGTTCAGTCTGGCTGAGGTGTTTTTCACCTTCCAACTCACCTGCCTGCCTGACAAGCCCCGCCCACCAgtatataacacacacacacacacacacacacacagggctgagGGGATTACGTTCTGCTGAATGATGTCCATGttcaggaatgtgtgtgttgcaggaaAAATAATGTTGGCTTGTGTGATACAAAGACCCCTTTGTGATcaggccccccccccccacacacacacaccaccacagaTACTGAGAGATGTATCTCCATCTCTTCTTCACACCTgttagaacacacacacacacacacacacacacacacacactgactttaaCTGACAAACCACTGAAAtttgaagaggagaaaatgtccTAACAGTCGTTGCAGCCAGGCTGCAcggctaaatgctaacatcgGCATGCTAAcaatgctcacagtgacaatgtgaGCATGTTGGTGTTTGCTAatcagcactaaacacaaaggcCAGCCGAGGTTGAAGGGAATGTTGTTAATTATTTAAAGCAAAGTCGGAGTTACAGTTTAAACTTGATGCTGGAGCTAAATGCAAAGACCTGGACCAGGTCTGTGCAGAACCAACTGGTCCATGACGCTGCAGCAGAAATCTGGACTCGGTCCTGACGTTCCTGTTTATTGCGGTTTCTCCTGTAGCAgcctcagagaaacagaaacagaatcaggAACAGTGAGTGTTGCTGCAGTAACAGAGTACAGTGGCactgtcctctctgctgtgtctgacTGATGACAGACACTCCGTCCCTGCCTGACTACATTTTTAGCCGCTGCAGTAAAATGACTGTAATTTTCTGGGGAGAAAAAGCAGCTAGCTGCCGGGCTAATGGCTGCCATTACGCTTGTCTTTTTTCCGACAGCGAGCTGGACcgcagagaaacaggaagtccTCTGTCTGTCAAACCTCAGGGACACgtgttattgattaaaaaacacCTGTTTTAAATCAGTAATCATCTAATGGACTGTAACTGTAGCTGTGCAAACTGATTATGAGCATTTAGTGTGAACATTAACAGATCCAGTGGAATGGAAAACGCCTTTTAGAGGCCGTTTCTGTCCTGTGCTCGGATAGAAAGTGGGATCTCAGTGATCAGGCTGATGTCTGATCTGACTGAGGGGTTTTTCATCCTGTGAGGAGAAAGACTCATTTTTAGGCTGTAGTGATTTTCCAGCCTATTTGACTTGTGACCCGTCATCACAGCTTCTACCATAGACACGAGTTGTGATCATTTCAACCaaagatggatttttttctccttctcgCGTTGTGTGATCTGAAAGATTTTCCCGCAGCCACAGGGAATAAAAGTGTCCGGAGTTAATCAAAAAGCTAATTTGGAGCAGATCGTCCTCAGGAAGTTTGATCTGGCTGATTCATGTCATTTTTGGTGGAAATTAAGTGAGAAATGTTTTAGACTGTTCCTAATAAATCTCACTGTGTttattctctgtgtttattattttgtttatattttgttgtggTGAAAAGGATCTGACATTTGGAGCGAGGGAAGGGAAGCAGAGATCAGACTTTTCTTTTGTGCTCTTATCCCTGTGTTTAAATGATTATTGTGTTTCATATGCTGGATTTTCACTCCACCTTCAAACACAGCTACACACTCCTTTGTCCTCCAGCAGTTTGGACAAACACAGTCCTTTTCTTGCCTAATCTGAGACTTAATAAAGGGAAAGTTCCACCGTAAGAAACCGGTTCAGTCGCTGCTGAACAGTTTGTCTGAGGCCTTCAGATCGCTGTCACACTTCGTGTTACCGTTACGAGCCTTTTGCCCGGCTTTGTTATCAACTCGCAGAGAAAAACACTTGCGCCTGTTGCGTGTTAACAGATAATGAATCAAACGCAGTAAACAACAGAGGGGAACAAATGCAGATCCAGATGAAGTGGTGGTTGTGAAAACAGGCTGCAGCCTCCTGTTCCCCGTCAGACGGCTGATGGGGTGATACGCTGCCCAACAACAAAGTATTTCCAACTGAGAAACAGGCCTGACCAGAATTTAGTTTtaggtgttttcagtttcttatcAGAAGTTTCAAACGAGTCGTGGCTCGTAGTGTTTTCAGCTCCTGCTCATTCTGCAGCTGAACCTGGAAATCCTCGGACTCCCAGAGCTCGTGCATCAATATCACTGTCGATGCCAGCTCACGTCTCCAAAACCTAAACTTTAAACACCATAAAGGAACAAAAACGTCTGAGATTCTGTTTATTAATGAGACTGAAGCGGAAACTCTGACCTTTATCTGACTGTTTACAGCCAAATATGTAACTCTGACTGTTGCAATCCATGAAATCAGAGGCAGCatgtgggagagagaaacaaacactcaACTCAGAGCTTATATAAACTGAATGACAggcaacacatgcacacacacacacacacttctcttcATTCAAAGGGCAGAGCTCTCCATAGAAGGAGGGATTGTGTTGGattggagggagggagggagggaggaagaaggtGGAGGGGAGGGTTGGTCAGTACTAtgagtcagcacacacacacacacacacacacacacacacacacacgggtcGTTGTGTTACCATAGAGACAGCAGAGTTGGTCAGCGTAAAAGCAGAGAGGACGCTGCTGGACTGTTAATGTGGAGTCCAGTCGGGGGGAGGAGTCAGAGCAGAGAcggaggggggagaggggggaggaggggggctgTGACCTCATTAACCTTCGACCTCGCCTCTCTTGGCCGCTATTAACTGTTCCTGAGTGatatttgacctttgaccccggCAGGTTCGGCACCTTCTCTGTCTGGTTTTGACCTCTGTCCTCGCTGCAGGTTCAAAGTCCacagactgagtgtgtgtgtgtaggtgtgtgtgcaggccAACAGGTAGGCAGCTGTAAATTTAAAGTGACAGACTCAGACAGGATGGATGACGTGTTCATACAGACGGTCGGGGAGAGAAGATGTATTTAGTTTTTCTAAAGGTCAAACTGAAATCTCCTCTTCTTTGGTTTTAGAGTCGACTCAGGAAAGTTTTCACTGAAATGACGATGCTCTCGTTTTGGGTCTGAACACTCACATCTGTCTGATCTGCTGGTCACTGAAGCAGCCTTTTCCCACCCACATTCATCAGGTCTGTCCAGGATTCAAACCTGTGACACTCTCTCAGTCCTGCTCCTCTAACTGTCACATCACCTCTGctacaagaaaaacaaactgtccaAACACCagttagtttcagttttcaatgtcagtgtctgtgaCTCATCTGCacatctgctgctctgaaagTTCCCTGAGTGCGATCGATAAAGTTGATCTAATCTTATCCATTATTAAATGCACATTAAACTCTGACGTTATCTATTGAGTATTTATCTCAGAATCGTTTGCATcatttgtttccctctgtgtttaGTCAACAGTCAGAATTTGACCTGTAAacaagttgtttgttttgtatataGGTGCCTTGTATATACTTACAGTAAATGTATCTTTGCCTGTACATAACAGCTGTTTTTGCTATACACTGCATCCAGAAAGTATTCACACCCCCTTCACTgtcttcacattttttttatgttacagCCTGatgctaaaattaaaaaatacattaaaaaaaaaaatcactctcagtaccccataatgacaaagtgaaaacagaattttaacaCTTCTTGAGActcaggttcctcccatttctctggaTCATCACTTCACTGTGGCTGAGTGCCAGAGATCCTGGGTGGAGATGGGAGATCCAGCTCTAAGCATCATGCCTGGTTTCCTCCAGACGTGATGCTTAGAATTGAAGCCAAACAGTTCAGTCTTGGTTTCATCGGACCAGAGAATCAAGTCCAATCAACTGAATTTACaacaggtggactccagtcaaggtgTAGGAAACTGTcatagcaaagggtctgaatatttatatcagtgacatatttttgtttttccttttttaatacctttgcaaaaaaaataaaattctgttttcactttgtcattatgggatATTTATTGTAGATTTTTATGACagaagaatatatatataatttagaAACATAAtaaagtgaatgaaaatgacaaaaaggtgaagggtctgaatactttctgaatgcactttATGTCATTGTTTGCTTTCACCTACTTTGATTTTGTTAAAGGATTTTAATTCAAACTGGACTCCTGTATCCTGTAAACATGCACTAACATACATTTTCTCTCCACGTGTGATGGATggtaatgaaaatgaaatactgtacCTCCACCTGCAGTAATCCCACTGTTCCTGTTGTGACCGCGCCCACTTCAACCACCCAGTGAAACCACAGAGAGCGCCACTTTAACATTTAAGCAACATGTTTATTGAAATAAAATCTGCTTTTagctgtaaaaaaacaacaacaaaaaaacactgtacatttattTCCCCAGAGAAGAAGATACATGACGGAGCAGGTGTGTGATGGAACAGTTGATATGAGGCTGTGGGGCTTTAGAGTGAAGTGTGACGCCTGCGGGCTCAAGTGTTAACAGGCTAAACATTAACCCAGCAGGAGTGCTAGCAGGCTGCTAACACCAGCAGGAACTCTGCAAGACCAACCAAACAAGGAAACACAGTCTGGACTTcagctttatatatatatactgtatgatgGTGATGGCAGCGAATacgcaggtgtgtgtgtgtgtgtgtgtgtaagtcttTGGTACAGGTATTTAGATGGTGAACACAAGTCTTAAAAAAGCAGGAGAACAATGAAATGCCCCTTGTTAAgcgcacacacaacacacagtaatGTTGCAACAtaaacagcagatgaaaaagcacaaacaaaaacaaaacatctgacatGTCGTTCACAAATAATATGTACAGTCTGAACATCACTACGACACCTTAATGTGATTGTCTCCATAGATTTCACAGTgcacatgacattttcattttcacagccCCCGAGTCCATCAACGTGGAGCCACAAAACAGCCGACGTGGCGTGAAAGCTCGTCACGATCGCACGGTTAATGGCCCCCATCTCCAatcccccctcccaccctcctttTTGTACATTAAATAGAATAGAGCAAGGCACTCTGGGTAAAATAAGGCGGGCGCCCGGAAAATTACCTGCCATTAATCTGTGCAAACAATTGACTTTTTAGCCTTGGTGATTGGGAACACGGCAAAATTAAGTCGTATTTCAGCTGACCTGACAGGAGGTGCGGAGGTTAAGAAATGGTTGTATTTAGTCTTAGTGTACCTTTTCCTTCATAGTGTAGTGGGTTTTTTAACAAcgccctccccctcctccttattattccctttctttctttcctttcttcacTGCTTGGCTCCCTGACCGAGCTGAAATTACCTTAAATTGGTCTGAACTGGATGGAAACACTCTAAAATGCTGCTCAGCCAGTCTAGTTCCTGGCCAAAGAAAGCCAAGGAACAATAAAaatgggtaaaaaaaagaaaaaaaaaagaaactcaggAATTCACAGTCACTCTTTGTCACACTTCAACAAGCTGATCCGGCCATAAAGAGCAGCTTTAAACCTGGAATCAGCTCtccagaaaaaataaaaaaagaaaaacacattcagactTAATGAGGATGTCAGTGTGAACCTTTCAATGGCCGCACAAAGGAATCCAGACTCAAAACATttgtgaagaataaaaaaaaggagaaactcATAAACTCCTTCATATAACCCACCGTGAAAAGgtgaacacaaataaaacatgaaaaggtgaaagcaaagacaaataaaacaaaggaaaaacacacagaagctAAGGATAGACCCATATGGAATTTCCAATATTAATCGTGAACCCATTATTGCATTGTAAGACCTCTTGAAAATATGACATTGTGTGTTTTGATATAACTGGAACTCTTTTTGATGTATGATTGGAcaggaaaagcaaaaacacaacgcaaacattaaaaaccacCCTCAAGTACGTTCTGGATCAGCAGAGTTCATTTTGGGGGGAGGTTATAGTCACCAAATACCAGTCAAATATCAGCTGATAAATACTGGTAAGCCCATATCTGGTCTATCCTTTATGTAATCCTTCATGGTGTGAATATTGTGGTGTCCATGTTgaggtgaaaacaaacaactgaacagaacagaaatggtgaacaaaaccaaaccaaaggtAAAAGGGGAAAATGGCAGTTTGGGGATGGGTGCTGTGCAGGGGAATCAGTGCAGCTTTGGTGGAAGAATATCGGCTGTGTCAAATAAGTCCCAGCATGACTAATACACCCCGTTGGTCCAATAGATGTTCCTGTTGTACAATGCCGTGTTTGCGTAGTCTCCTACCTGTTTGTTGCTGTATTTGGGCGGGTTAGCCTTGTAGCTGTAATCCGAATATTGGTCGGAGCCTGTGGAGTTGTTGTCGCCCGTTCCCACGAAGGTGTTGGTGGCCGGGAGGTCCTGAACAGCCTGGTGCTTCTTGGAGGCGGAGGGCgactgtggctgcagctggaTGGAGGGTAGGGGGGAGTTGGAGCGGTAGTGGCGGCCCAAATCGGGGCTTCCTGGTGGGTAGTTAAGGGGCAGGTGGATTCTGGGACTGTCGTTGACGCTGTCGTTGATGAGGTTGAACTTGAGGCCTTTCTGCAGGCTggcctcctcgtcctcctccagcGGCTTGGCAGGTTTTGGAGCTTTCccctttttgctctttttccctTTGCCATTTTTGGGGCCCTGCTTTGGAGCGTACAGGTCCTTACTCTCCTTCTTGCCAGCCTGGTAGCCGCTCTTGGTGTCCTTCTGCAGCCGGTGTCTGATGACCACCACTGCTACGATGACTAGAATCACACCGGCAATACCCGCCAGGCTACCGTACAATATGTTGCTACGCTGAGCGAGGGCGTAGTTGGGATCTCCAGCAATGTCCCTGTCCAGGGGGGTGTAGAGGCTGTGTCCGACCAGCGCCTCGATGAGGGACACATTGGACTTGGTGTCGTTGACGAAAACATGAACCAGGGCGGTGGTGTGGCGGGGAGGCTTGCCTTTATCACTGACCCTCACCACGAGGCGGTGCAGTCCATTGTGTTTGCCGGTGAATTCCTGCGCCAATGTGATCTCCCCACTGCTGGGCGAGATGTGGAACAGGCCATACGGGTTGCCGCCTGTGATGGTGTAGACCAGCTCAGCATTGAGTCCAGAGTCAATGTCCTCAGCCTCTACCATCTCCACACGGGTGTCTAGTGGGGTAACAGGTGTCAAGTATGTGTAGGAGGAGTTGGCTGGTTTGGTGACATAGGGAGCATTGTCATTCTCATCAAGGACATTGATGGTCACGCCTACATAAGAGGATCGAGGTGGGTCACCAGCATCCACTGCCTTCAGACGGAAGGTGTAGGTGCTTTCTTTCTCACGGTCAAAGGAGATACTGGACAGGATGGTTCCCGTGCCGTTCTGGATGACAAACTTGCCATTGTCCGGTTCCACAAACAGCCTCACTCTGGCATTTTCACCTTTATCAGCATCAGTGACAGTCACCACGCCAACAGGATTGAGAGGAGGCATGTTCTCAATGACAGAGAAGCTGTAGCCGCTCAGCATAAACTTGGGGTCATTGTCATTGCGGTCCAGGACGTTAATCACCACTGTGGCAGTGCCAGTTTTGCTGGGAACTCCCttatctgctgctgccacaCGGAACTCATACCGCTCCGTCTCCTCCCGATCCAACAGGTTCTTCACACGGACCTCCCCAGTGTTGGCGTCAATCTCAAAAAGTCTGGTGGCTGAGCGTTCGATGATGCTGTAGGTCAGCTCTGCATTGGTACCACTGTCTGCATCTGCCGCCACAACATCCAGCACCTTGTCACCTGGTTGGTTGCCCTCTGCAAAGTCCACCTCGAGCATCGCAGGGGAAAAATTGGGTGTGTTGTCATTCATGTCCGTGACTTGGACTTTGAGGGAGTTGCTGCTGGACAGGGCTGGGTTCCCAGAATCCACAGCGACAATTTCAATCCTGTAATCCTTAACACGCTCATAATCCAGCAGGGTAGTTGTCTGCAGGAAGTACTTCCTCTTCCGGTCATTGGCTGACTCGCTTGCAGGTCGGAGCTGAAAGGGGACATCACCGGCGACTACACATGTAACCACCGCATTTTCACCC belongs to Lates calcarifer isolate ASB-BC8 linkage group LG8, TLL_Latcal_v3, whole genome shotgun sequence and includes:
- the LOC108882986 gene encoding protocadherin-1 isoform X2; this translates as MVKGIGSGPRLIEGRIEVLDINDNTPQFSSPILTLSIPENTHIGALFSIPMATDRDSGTNGVAEYSLSTGPDADQLFSLQVAVDTDEKLPQLVVMGNLDREKKDSYDLNIRVVDGGKPARASSALLRVTVTDQNDNAPKFERSHYEAELPENSPLGHSVLQVRANDADTGINGEIDYSLHQASETVQRLLRIDRSTGIIYVKGLVDREEENFLKFFVVAKDRGPNSKSSKVLVTINVKDQNDNAPAIEIRGIGLVTHQDGVANISEDMPIGTPVALVQVSDRDEGENAVVTCVVAGDVPFQLRPASESANDRKRKYFLQTTTLLDYERVKDYRIEIVAVDSGNPALSSSNSLKVQVTDMNDNTPNFSPAMLEVDFAEGNQPGDKVLDVVAADADSGTNAELTYSIIERSATRLFEIDANTGEVRVKNLLDREETERYEFRVAAADKGVPSKTGTATVVINVLDRNDNDPKFMLSGYSFSVIENMPPLNPVGVVTVTDADKGENARVRLFVEPDNGKFVIQNGTGTILSSISFDREKESTYTFRLKAVDAGDPPRSSYVGVTINVLDENDNAPYVTKPANSSYTYLTPVTPLDTRVEMVEAEDIDSGLNAELVYTITGGNPYGLFHISPSSGEITLAQEFTGKHNGLHRLVVRVSDKGKPPRHTTALVHVFVNDTKSNVSLIEALVGHSLYTPLDRDIAGDPNYALAQRSNILYGSLAGIAGVILVIVAVVVIRHRLQKDTKSGYQAGKKESKDLYAPKQGPKNGKGKKSKKGKAPKPAKPLEEDEEASLQKGLKFNLINDSVNDSPRIHLPLNYPPGSPDLGRHYRSNSPLPSIQLQPQSPSASKKHQAVQDLPATNTFVGTGDNNSTGSDQYSDYSYKANPPKYSNKQVGDYANTALYNRNIYWTNGVY
- the LOC108882986 gene encoding protocadherin-1 isoform X1, encoding MAALRWEVLLLVVVLLVSCNAAPTDILYRVPEEQPPNTLIGSLAADQGLPDTGHLYKLEVGSPYLRVDGKTGDIYTTEIPIDRETLRDCRNLFEGDRCFLEFEVSITDMVKGIGSGPRLIEGRIEVLDINDNTPQFSSPILTLSIPENTHIGALFSIPMATDRDSGTNGVAEYSLSTGPDADQLFSLQVAVDTDEKLPQLVVMGNLDREKKDSYDLNIRVVDGGKPARASSALLRVTVTDQNDNAPKFERSHYEAELPENSPLGHSVLQVRANDADTGINGEIDYSLHQASETVQRLLRIDRSTGIIYVKGLVDREEENFLKFFVVAKDRGPNSKSSKVLVTINVKDQNDNAPAIEIRGIGLVTHQDGVANISEDMPIGTPVALVQVSDRDEGENAVVTCVVAGDVPFQLRPASESANDRKRKYFLQTTTLLDYERVKDYRIEIVAVDSGNPALSSSNSLKVQVTDMNDNTPNFSPAMLEVDFAEGNQPGDKVLDVVAADADSGTNAELTYSIIERSATRLFEIDANTGEVRVKNLLDREETERYEFRVAAADKGVPSKTGTATVVINVLDRNDNDPKFMLSGYSFSVIENMPPLNPVGVVTVTDADKGENARVRLFVEPDNGKFVIQNGTGTILSSISFDREKESTYTFRLKAVDAGDPPRSSYVGVTINVLDENDNAPYVTKPANSSYTYLTPVTPLDTRVEMVEAEDIDSGLNAELVYTITGGNPYGLFHISPSSGEITLAQEFTGKHNGLHRLVVRVSDKGKPPRHTTALVHVFVNDTKSNVSLIEALVGHSLYTPLDRDIAGDPNYALAQRSNILYGSLAGIAGVILVIVAVVVIRHRLQKDTKSGYQAGKKESKDLYAPKQGPKNGKGKKSKKGKAPKPAKPLEEDEEASLQKGLKFNLINDSVNDSPRIHLPLNYPPGSPDLGRHYRSNSPLPSIQLQPQSPSASKKHQAVQDLPATNTFVGTGDNNSTGSDQYSDYSYKANPPKYSNKQVGDYANTALYNRNIYWTNGVY